A genomic region of Pirellulales bacterium contains the following coding sequences:
- a CDS encoding SDR family NAD(P)-dependent oxidoreductase produces MSQRYVVTGAAGFIASRVARLLLDAGHEVVGVDNLNDAYDPRLKQWRLAKLQAESRFRFTELDVAHHQQVSDFFAATAADGDRPIAAVLHLAARAGVRQSVEMPHVYVETNVTGTLNVLEACRTLGISKFVLASTSSLYGDTTETVFREDMHSSRPLSPYAASKKGAEAMAFAYHRLHNIDTTVVRYFTVYGPAGRPDMSVFRFVRQLIEDETITIFGDGSQRRDFTFVDDIARGTILGLKPIGYEVINLGSDRPVELMDVLEKIAQLAGKKPDIRFLPAHAADVPATWADVTKARNLLGWQPQVSLDEGLRQSIQWYLENRSFAREIVL; encoded by the coding sequence ATGTCCCAACGATATGTCGTAACTGGCGCCGCGGGATTCATCGCGTCCCGCGTTGCGCGTTTACTGCTCGACGCCGGGCACGAGGTTGTCGGCGTCGACAATCTGAACGACGCTTATGACCCACGACTGAAACAGTGGCGGCTGGCGAAGCTCCAGGCCGAAAGCCGGTTTCGTTTCACGGAACTCGATGTCGCGCATCACCAGCAAGTGTCCGATTTCTTCGCCGCCACGGCGGCCGACGGCGATCGTCCCATCGCGGCCGTGCTGCATCTGGCGGCGCGGGCCGGCGTACGGCAGTCGGTCGAGATGCCGCACGTCTATGTCGAAACCAACGTCACTGGCACCTTGAACGTCTTGGAAGCGTGCCGCACGTTGGGCATCTCGAAGTTTGTCCTCGCCTCGACCTCGAGCCTGTACGGCGACACGACCGAGACCGTATTTCGCGAGGACATGCACTCGAGCCGGCCACTGTCGCCGTATGCCGCCTCGAAAAAAGGGGCCGAGGCGATGGCGTTTGCCTACCATCGGCTGCACAACATCGATACCACGGTCGTCCGATATTTCACGGTCTACGGACCGGCGGGCCGACCGGATATGAGCGTATTCCGCTTTGTCCGGCAGTTGATCGAAGACGAAACGATCACCATCTTTGGCGACGGGTCGCAACGACGCGATTTCACTTTCGTTGACGATATCGCCCGCGGCACCATTCTGGGGCTCAAACCCATCGGGTACGAGGTCATCAACCTCGGCAGCGACCGACCGGTCGAGCTCATGGACGTGCTGGAAAAGATCGCTCAACTTGCAGGGAAGAAGCCGGATATTCGGTTCCTGCCGGCGCACGCGGCCGATGTGCCGGCCACCTGGGCCGACGTCACAAAGGCTCGGAATCTGCTGGGCTGGCAGCCCCAGGTGTCGCTCGACGAAGGTTTACGCCAGTCGATCCAGTGGTACCTGGAAAACCGGTCGTTCGCTCGCGAAATCGTTCTCTAA
- a CDS encoding UDP-glucose/GDP-mannose dehydrogenase family protein translates to MKITMIGTGYVGLVTGTCFADSGNDVTCVDIDQQKIERLRRGEIPIYEPGLSELVEHNIADDRLHFTTDLASAVKSAKLVFLAVGTPSAADGSADLTNLWAVVEAMAPHLPEKTVVVTKSTVPVGTNAGIFSRLKKATGRDCLVASNPEFLKEGAALDDFTKPDRVVVGVREAETAAVLKELYSPFLRTDHPFLVMSPESAEMTKYVANALLSTKISFINEIANLCEHMEADINDVRRGIGHDSRIGFAFLFPGVGYGGSCFPKDVRALQSMAQKFDVEPRILASVDDVNTRQKNVLHQKVTKFVPGGVKGKTIAVWGLAFKPRTDDIREAPALVLIDRLLADGAKLHVHDPEAMENVRREYGDRIQYAEHPYDALDGADALAIVTEWKQFLRPDLDEMRKRMKSPLIFDGRNLYEPAQMKAAGFTYHCIGRAPVSP, encoded by the coding sequence ATGAAGATTACGATGATCGGAACGGGTTATGTCGGCCTGGTGACCGGCACATGCTTCGCTGATAGCGGAAATGACGTCACCTGCGTCGATATCGATCAACAGAAGATCGAGCGTCTGCGTCGCGGCGAGATCCCCATTTACGAGCCGGGCCTTTCCGAGCTCGTCGAGCACAACATCGCCGACGACCGCCTGCACTTCACCACCGATCTGGCCTCGGCCGTGAAGAGCGCGAAGCTCGTTTTTCTGGCCGTCGGCACTCCGTCGGCCGCTGATGGCTCGGCCGATCTGACGAACCTGTGGGCCGTGGTCGAAGCGATGGCGCCCCACCTGCCCGAAAAGACGGTGGTCGTCACGAAGAGCACCGTTCCGGTTGGCACCAATGCCGGTATCTTCTCGCGATTGAAGAAGGCCACGGGGCGCGATTGCCTGGTCGCCAGCAACCCCGAGTTCCTCAAGGAAGGGGCCGCGCTCGACGACTTTACGAAGCCGGACCGGGTCGTGGTCGGCGTTCGCGAAGCCGAGACGGCCGCCGTGCTGAAAGAGCTCTATTCGCCGTTCCTGCGGACCGATCATCCGTTCCTGGTCATGTCGCCGGAGAGCGCCGAAATGACCAAGTACGTCGCCAACGCCTTGCTGTCGACGAAGATCAGCTTCATCAACGAGATCGCAAACCTTTGCGAGCACATGGAAGCAGATATCAACGACGTCCGTCGCGGTATCGGCCATGACAGCCGCATCGGGTTCGCCTTCCTCTTCCCGGGCGTCGGATACGGCGGTAGTTGCTTCCCGAAGGACGTCCGCGCCCTACAGTCCATGGCGCAGAAGTTCGACGTCGAGCCGCGCATCCTGGCCTCGGTTGATGACGTGAACACTCGTCAAAAGAACGTGCTACACCAAAAGGTTACGAAGTTCGTGCCCGGCGGTGTGAAGGGCAAAACGATCGCTGTCTGGGGATTGGCCTTCAAGCCTCGCACGGATGATATCCGCGAGGCCCCGGCTCTGGTGCTGATCGATCGTTTGCTAGCGGACGGTGCCAAGCTGCACGTGCATGACCCCGAGGCGATGGAAAATGTCCGCCGCGAGTATGGCGACCGAATTCAATACGCTGAGCATCCTTACGACGCCTTGGACGGCGCGGATGCCCTGGCCATCGTGACGGAGTGGAAGCAGTTCCTGCGACCCGACCTGGACGAAATGCGCAAGCGTATGAAATCGCCGCTGATCTTCGACGGCCGCAATCTGTATGAGCCTGCCCAAATGAAGGCCGCCGGCTTCACCTACCATTGCATTGGACGCGCCCCGGTCAGTCCGTAA
- a CDS encoding HU family DNA-binding protein: MTKKEIVKTISEEIGMTQLKTKEIVQKTFDAIVETLVEDKRIELRNFGVFEVKKRAARKARNPRTGDKVFVPEKFVVTFKPGKEMEERVRELERRAAAAAAARLHEATAQPNLTEHPVSTNSYGEAKPTG, translated from the coding sequence GTGACCAAGAAAGAGATCGTCAAGACCATCTCAGAAGAAATTGGGATGACGCAGCTCAAGACGAAGGAGATCGTCCAGAAGACTTTCGACGCTATCGTCGAGACGTTGGTGGAAGATAAACGTATCGAGCTACGGAACTTCGGTGTCTTCGAGGTCAAGAAACGTGCCGCTCGCAAGGCGCGCAACCCGCGCACCGGCGATAAGGTGTTCGTTCCCGAGAAGTTCGTCGTAACGTTCAAGCCCGGTAAGGAGATGGAAGAACGGGTTCGTGAGCTGGAACGGCGGGCCGCGGCAGCAGCCGCGGCGCGTTTGCACGAGGCAACCGCTCAACCCAACCTGACCGAACACCCGGTAAGCACGAACAGTTACGGTGAGGCAAAGCCCACGGGGTGA
- a CDS encoding dihydroorotate dehydrogenase, with amino-acid sequence MNSAAVDLQVQLGRLRLANPVMVASGTFGYAREMAGLVELHRLGGILPKTITREARAGNAPWRTVETTGGMLNSIGLDNDGIDAFIAHHLPYLRTLGTAIVVSIAGRDHDEFVAMCRQLDGAEGVAAIELNISCPNVSGGVDFGTDPQMCERLVADSRRACQRPIIAKLTPNVTSIADIARAAEAGGADAISLINTCQGMAVDWRRRKPLLGNVLGGLSGPAIKPIALRAVYQAAQAVKTPLIGIGGIATMDDVMEFLVTGATAVQLGTVNFYDPTVSMRVLDALPAAITQLGATSAAEIVGTLVAKPIAKH; translated from the coding sequence GTGAATTCCGCCGCCGTTGATCTCCAGGTTCAGCTCGGCCGGCTGCGTCTGGCGAATCCGGTGATGGTGGCGTCCGGAACCTTCGGCTACGCCCGCGAGATGGCCGGCCTCGTCGAGTTGCATCGCTTGGGAGGCATTCTGCCCAAGACGATCACACGCGAAGCCCGAGCCGGCAACGCCCCCTGGCGCACCGTCGAAACCACCGGCGGCATGCTCAATTCGATCGGCCTCGATAACGACGGCATTGATGCCTTCATTGCGCATCATCTGCCTTACCTGCGCACGCTTGGCACCGCGATCGTTGTCAGCATTGCCGGCCGTGATCACGACGAGTTCGTCGCCATGTGCCGGCAGCTCGATGGCGCCGAAGGTGTCGCCGCGATTGAGTTGAACATCTCGTGCCCTAACGTCTCGGGCGGAGTCGACTTCGGTACCGATCCCCAGATGTGCGAGCGGCTGGTGGCCGATTCGCGCCGGGCGTGCCAACGTCCGATCATTGCCAAGCTGACCCCCAACGTCACCAGCATCGCTGATATCGCCCGCGCCGCCGAAGCCGGCGGCGCGGACGCGATTTCGCTGATCAACACCTGCCAGGGCATGGCGGTCGACTGGCGCCGCCGCAAACCTTTATTGGGCAATGTCTTGGGTGGTCTCAGCGGACCGGCTATCAAGCCGATCGCTCTGCGCGCGGTCTACCAGGCTGCCCAAGCAGTGAAGACGCCGCTGATCGGCATCGGCGGCATCGCCACGATGGATGACGTCATGGAGTTCCTGGTGACCGGTGCCACGGCCGTGCAGCTCGGCACCGTGAACTTTTACGATCCCACGGTTTCCATGCGCGTGCTAGACGCTTTGCCCGCGGCGATCACACAATTAGGCGCCACGAGTGCGGCCGAGATCGTCGGCACACTGGTCGCCAAACCGATCGCCAAGCATTAG
- the trpS gene encoding tryptophan--tRNA ligase, whose translation MTNEATETKPAPKTRVLSGIQPTGRFHWGNYFGAIRQYIDLQDAGESYYFIANLHALTTVRDPERLRQLSLDAAIDLLALGLDPNRAALFLQSDVPEVSELCWILMTGTPLGLLERAHAYKDKKAKGLTADVGLFTYPVLMAADILIYDSTIVPVGEDQVQHIEICRDIAGSFNHQFGETFVLPKAQLLDGSARVPGTDGEKMSKSYNNTLELFEPAAAQRKKIMRITTDSRPMEEPKEPDGDHLFQLFSLFANEAERADMAALYRRGGFGYGEVKKALAEQAEKYFAEARARRADFEAHPERVSAILADGASRARKRASEVLNRVKKACGIQL comes from the coding sequence ATGACGAACGAAGCGACCGAAACGAAGCCGGCCCCCAAGACGCGCGTCCTCTCCGGTATCCAACCGACCGGACGGTTTCATTGGGGCAACTACTTCGGCGCCATCCGCCAGTACATCGATTTGCAGGACGCCGGCGAGTCTTATTACTTCATCGCCAACTTGCACGCCCTGACCACGGTGCGCGATCCGGAGCGGCTGCGGCAGTTATCGCTGGATGCCGCGATCGACCTCTTGGCGCTCGGGCTCGACCCGAACCGGGCGGCACTCTTTCTGCAATCAGACGTGCCCGAGGTTTCCGAGTTGTGCTGGATCCTGATGACCGGCACACCGCTGGGATTGCTCGAGCGCGCCCACGCCTACAAGGACAAGAAAGCCAAGGGGCTGACGGCCGACGTTGGGCTGTTCACGTACCCGGTCCTCATGGCGGCCGATATTCTGATCTACGATTCGACGATCGTACCGGTCGGTGAAGATCAGGTGCAGCATATCGAAATCTGCCGCGACATTGCCGGCAGCTTCAACCATCAGTTCGGCGAGACGTTCGTACTGCCGAAGGCGCAGCTCTTGGACGGTTCGGCCCGCGTGCCAGGCACCGACGGCGAAAAGATGTCGAAGAGCTACAACAACACCCTGGAACTTTTCGAGCCCGCCGCGGCGCAGCGCAAGAAGATCATGCGCATCACGACAGATTCTCGCCCCATGGAAGAGCCGAAGGAGCCCGACGGCGATCACCTGTTTCAGCTTTTTTCGTTGTTCGCCAACGAGGCCGAGCGTGCCGACATGGCCGCGCTCTATCGCCGCGGCGGCTTCGGATACGGCGAAGTGAAAAAGGCACTGGCCGAGCAAGCCGAAAAGTACTTTGCCGAGGCGCGTGCTCGGCGGGCCGACTTCGAAGCTCATCCCGAGCGCGTCAGTGCCATCCTGGCTGACGGTGCCAGCCGCGCCCGGAAAAGAGCGTCCGAGGTCCTCAATCGGGTCAAAAAGGCCTGCGGCATTCAGCTCTGA
- the acpS gene encoding holo-ACP synthase, whose translation MSNDDNLPRNIVGIGTDIVECLRIAQMIERHGDLFINRVYTPLEIGYCQSRKASTQHYAGRWAAKEAILKAIGTGWRRGISWRDVEVRNDKSGRPVVGMRGGAREAVELLGIRKILVSISHCRSHATAYAIALGRERKRKRKPAE comes from the coding sequence GTGAGCAACGACGACAACCTGCCTCGAAACATCGTCGGCATCGGCACCGACATTGTCGAATGCCTGCGAATCGCGCAAATGATCGAGCGGCACGGCGATCTGTTCATCAATCGCGTCTATACGCCGCTCGAGATCGGCTACTGCCAAAGCCGCAAGGCCTCGACGCAACATTACGCCGGTCGCTGGGCCGCTAAGGAAGCCATCCTCAAGGCGATCGGCACCGGCTGGCGGCGCGGCATTAGTTGGCGCGACGTCGAGGTGCGTAACGACAAGTCCGGCCGCCCCGTAGTTGGCATGCGCGGCGGAGCGCGTGAAGCGGTCGAGTTGCTGGGGATCCGCAAAATCTTGGTTTCGATCTCGCACTGCCGCAGTCACGCCACGGCCTATGCCATCGCGCTCGGGCGCGAGCGAAAACGCAAACGCAAGCCGGCCGAATAG
- a CDS encoding DUF1559 domain-containing protein, with translation MRTPTQKRSSRGFTLVELLVVIAIIGILIALLLPAVQMARESARRSQCKNNLKQLGLALQNFESARGVLPTGGQGSKTVPGNPATYTSTWDVQGTFAYIMPYMEFTQVADLMNLMLAYNDKRAITNQTAARVQPPSFICPSNGLYEEDPQGYGQADYAPTVGTSIDPTTGVPNNTMQAAGALGVGSVRMAQITDGTSQTIVMAEDNPINFPTLYPNVGAGGADPTIAAGNSADPIITDPILGQITGRATNRWAEPDKAINISGPSNGKAGALKSFVNNNSSPTGGPSDCPWKNGDCGPNGEIFSQHPGGANVLLCDGSVSFITEGIDFRAIRCLLTREEGVPVPAYQ, from the coding sequence ATGCGGACGCCGACACAGAAACGTTCGTCACGCGGTTTCACACTCGTCGAGTTGTTGGTGGTGATCGCGATCATCGGGATTCTGATCGCGCTCTTGCTGCCAGCCGTGCAAATGGCCCGCGAATCCGCCCGCCGCTCGCAATGCAAGAACAACCTGAAGCAGCTTGGCCTGGCCCTGCAGAACTTCGAATCGGCCCGCGGCGTCCTCCCCACCGGCGGACAAGGGTCGAAGACTGTGCCAGGCAACCCCGCGACTTATACGTCCACTTGGGACGTGCAAGGGACCTTTGCCTACATCATGCCGTACATGGAGTTCACGCAGGTGGCGGACCTGATGAACTTGATGCTCGCTTACAACGACAAGCGAGCAATAACGAATCAAACCGCGGCGCGCGTGCAGCCCCCCTCGTTTATCTGCCCGTCGAATGGGCTCTACGAGGAGGATCCGCAGGGTTACGGTCAGGCGGACTATGCTCCGACGGTGGGCACTTCGATCGATCCCACGACAGGCGTGCCCAACAACACCATGCAGGCCGCGGGGGCGCTCGGCGTCGGATCGGTTCGCATGGCGCAGATCACCGACGGTACGAGCCAAACCATCGTCATGGCCGAAGACAACCCGATCAACTTTCCCACGCTTTACCCCAACGTCGGCGCCGGCGGTGCCGATCCGACGATCGCGGCTGGCAATAGCGCAGATCCGATCATCACCGATCCGATTCTCGGTCAGATTACCGGCCGCGCGACGAATCGTTGGGCTGAGCCAGACAAGGCGATTAATATCTCCGGTCCCTCCAATGGCAAGGCCGGCGCACTGAAAAGCTTCGTCAACAACAACAGCTCGCCGACCGGTGGTCCGAGCGACTGCCCCTGGAAAAACGGCGATTGCGGTCCGAACGGCGAGATTTTCAGCCAACATCCGGGCGGCGCGAATGTGCTGCTGTGCGACGGCAGCGTCTCCTTCATCACCGAAGGAATCGACTTCCGCGCCATTCGCTGTCTACTTACACGCGAAGAGGGCGTGCCGGTGCCGGCCTATCAGTGA
- a CDS encoding DUF1549 domain-containing protein, which produces MPHSTGRAQYEAPRSVAPAALLVAALACVVSTLPAARVIADESLHERIDRLIEADQVIPLAPLANDAEFLRRVTLDLVGRVPSVSEVRAFAADASPEKRSVLVDRLLASPEYARHITNVFDVMLMERRPEKNVPIAEWQKYLYESFAANKPYDQLVREILSADGVDPAARAQARFYLDREGEPNLLTRDVGRIFLGMDLQCAQCHDHPLIADYYQADYQGLYAFFNRSILFTDKDKKVFLAEKADGDVAYVSVFDATRKGTALPQLPAGEPVPEPSFNKGEEYTVAPADNVRPVPKYSRRAQLPEQLTAKRNPHFDRTIANRLWALLLGRGLVDPVDLDHEGNAPSHPAALALLAESLPAMKYDLRAMLAELARTRTYARSIDLAAELPAQAQTLEPQLSAWEADRAARAAVYEASQDKAGKIGVEFAAARTAAAPVADELAKSRTTAAEAKKNAEAAVATFTAAQNSLPARQEAAALVGEANAKTAAAAQKLADDKELADAAAKLKARSEHLATEVVTLTKAVADGPAAVKATSEALAAADQTLAATTEKFAPLQARVTELTVQAKMADNQSRADSATLTTIVSKIDDAKAVVDLARSQTTVEAARASVVKADADVATARQAIANHQGEIDRANQALAGAQQAATAANSATEDARKQKSDRQATYDAVAEAAAKTQIAQQKLPDSAELALAAQSLQGKANELAAGLKMADAQVAEREAVGKTMVDQLTAAQSAVTATAEARAKLVEQAQPFELASATAKQQLDAELGTVDTARRKVIDRSGARCAVAVLKPLTPEQLAWSMLQASGVADRERAAVEAEWNKNHPTPDDAAQAARPRDLDRALSDKLKGSVQSFVARFAAGPGQPQQAFQATVDQALFLANGGEVRSWLAPVEGSLTDRVVKLANPQEATAELYLTVLSRAPTDQETAAVATYLAGRDADRAAAVGELAWALFCSAEFRFNH; this is translated from the coding sequence ATGCCCCACTCCACGGGTCGAGCCCAATACGAAGCGCCCCGCTCGGTAGCCCCGGCTGCCCTGCTGGTGGCTGCGCTCGCTTGCGTCGTCAGCACATTGCCCGCGGCGCGCGTGATTGCCGATGAGTCGCTGCACGAACGGATCGACCGCCTGATCGAGGCCGATCAGGTCATTCCGCTGGCGCCGCTGGCCAACGATGCCGAATTTCTGCGTCGCGTCACGCTCGATCTCGTTGGGCGTGTTCCGTCGGTCAGCGAAGTGCGCGCGTTCGCGGCCGATGCTTCGCCCGAGAAGCGTTCCGTACTTGTCGATCGCCTGCTGGCCAGCCCCGAGTATGCGCGGCACATAACGAACGTCTTCGACGTGATGCTGATGGAGCGCCGGCCCGAAAAGAATGTGCCGATCGCCGAGTGGCAGAAGTATTTGTACGAATCGTTCGCGGCGAACAAACCATACGACCAGCTCGTTCGCGAGATTCTGTCGGCCGACGGCGTCGATCCGGCCGCCCGTGCTCAGGCGCGGTTTTATCTCGATCGCGAAGGTGAACCGAATCTGCTGACGCGCGACGTCGGCCGTATCTTCCTGGGCATGGACCTGCAATGTGCCCAGTGTCACGATCATCCGCTGATTGCTGACTACTACCAGGCCGACTATCAAGGCCTGTACGCCTTCTTCAATCGCAGCATCCTGTTCACTGACAAGGACAAGAAGGTCTTCCTCGCCGAGAAGGCCGACGGAGACGTCGCGTATGTCTCGGTCTTCGACGCCACGCGCAAGGGAACGGCCCTGCCACAATTGCCCGCAGGTGAGCCGGTCCCCGAACCGAGCTTCAACAAGGGGGAGGAATACACCGTCGCCCCGGCCGACAACGTGCGACCCGTACCAAAATACAGTCGTCGCGCTCAACTTCCCGAGCAGTTGACAGCCAAGCGGAATCCTCACTTCGATCGCACGATCGCCAACCGGCTCTGGGCTCTACTGCTTGGTCGCGGGCTGGTCGATCCTGTGGATCTCGATCACGAAGGCAACGCTCCTTCGCATCCGGCCGCGCTCGCTCTCCTGGCCGAATCGCTGCCGGCGATGAAATACGACCTTCGCGCCATGCTGGCCGAGTTGGCGCGCACACGCACCTACGCCCGTTCGATCGATCTCGCGGCTGAACTGCCGGCGCAGGCCCAAACGCTCGAACCACAACTGTCGGCCTGGGAGGCTGATCGCGCCGCGCGAGCTGCGGTGTACGAAGCCTCGCAAGACAAAGCCGGCAAAATCGGCGTCGAATTCGCCGCAGCCCGCACTGCCGCAGCGCCCGTGGCGGACGAGCTTGCGAAATCACGTACTACAGCGGCCGAGGCCAAGAAAAACGCCGAGGCGGCCGTGGCGACTTTCACCGCCGCGCAAAATTCGCTCCCCGCCCGGCAAGAGGCCGCCGCGCTCGTCGGCGAAGCAAACGCAAAAACGGCCGCAGCCGCGCAAAAACTCGCGGACGACAAAGAGTTGGCCGACGCGGCCGCGAAATTGAAAGCCCGCTCCGAGCATCTTGCGACCGAGGTCGTGACGCTCACCAAGGCCGTGGCCGACGGCCCGGCGGCAGTAAAAGCCACATCCGAGGCGCTCGCGGCCGCCGACCAGACGCTGGCCGCAACCACCGAGAAATTCGCTCCCTTGCAGGCGCGGGTCACGGAGTTAACCGTCCAAGCCAAGATGGCCGACAATCAGTCGCGCGCCGATAGTGCGACACTCACCACGATTGTCAGCAAGATTGACGACGCCAAGGCCGTGGTCGATTTGGCCCGTTCGCAAACAACGGTGGAAGCCGCGCGCGCGTCCGTCGTAAAGGCCGACGCCGATGTGGCTACAGCGCGACAAGCGATTGCCAACCATCAAGGTGAAATCGATCGCGCGAACCAGGCACTGGCCGGCGCCCAGCAAGCGGCCACTGCGGCAAACTCGGCCACCGAAGACGCTCGCAAGCAAAAATCCGATCGCCAAGCGACCTATGATGCCGTGGCCGAGGCGGCAGCCAAGACCCAGATCGCGCAACAAAAGCTCCCCGACTCCGCAGAGCTGGCGCTGGCCGCACAGTCACTGCAAGGCAAAGCCAATGAACTGGCGGCGGGCTTGAAAATGGCCGACGCCCAGGTTGCCGAGCGCGAGGCCGTCGGCAAGACCATGGTCGACCAACTCACCGCCGCGCAGTCGGCCGTTACCGCGACCGCCGAAGCACGTGCAAAACTCGTCGAGCAAGCCCAGCCATTCGAGCTGGCGTCCGCTACGGCAAAGCAACAACTGGACGCTGAATTGGGTACGGTCGACACGGCACGTCGTAAAGTGATCGATCGTAGCGGCGCCCGATGCGCCGTCGCCGTGCTGAAGCCACTCACGCCTGAGCAACTAGCTTGGAGCATGTTACAAGCCTCGGGCGTGGCCGATCGCGAACGGGCCGCGGTCGAGGCCGAGTGGAACAAGAATCATCCCACGCCAGACGACGCGGCACAGGCCGCGCGACCGCGCGATCTTGACCGCGCACTGAGTGACAAGCTCAAAGGGTCCGTGCAATCCTTCGTGGCGCGTTTCGCCGCGGGGCCGGGTCAGCCGCAACAAGCCTTCCAGGCCACGGTCGACCAGGCCCTGTTCCTGGCCAACGGCGGTGAAGTTCGTTCGTGGCTCGCACCGGTCGAAGGCAGTCTCACCGATCGCGTCGTTAAACTGGCCAATCCGCAGGAAGCGACTGCCGAACTGTATCTCACCGTGCTTTCCCGCGCGCCCACGGATCAGGAAACGGCCGCGGTCGCGACTTACCTTGCCGGTCGCGACGCTGATCGCGCCGCCGCCGTAGGAGAACTCGCCTGGGCACTGTTTTGCTCGGCCGAGTTCCGCTTCAATCATTAA